The window AACTCTAAGGTTACCATAGGCAGCAGGGTTTCTCAAATTTATGTGAACACTGTCTACGTAAGTAAGCATGCTTCCCATACTACGATTTTCAATTGTGCCTTTAAATGTTTGTTGCCCTAAACCAAAGAAGGAGTAAGGTGATGAAGTGCGTGATTGTGCAAAGCAATTTATGCTTGTAAAAATTACTATCGCAATTACTAAACTTCTTATCATAGGTTCTTATTAAATAGGTATAAATTATAGATGCCGTAAAGCATCAAAAAAGGCGTGGCAAAGAAACGGTTTTTTAGTTGTTTTACCAATAGCTCGCTATCGCCTCCAGTTATTAATACTTTTAGGTCTTTATGTGCTTTTCTATATTGTTTTATGGCTCCTTTTAATTCAAGGGTCATTCCGAGTACAACTCCACTGTGTATCGAGGTTTCGGTATTGTAACCTGTAATATTTTTAGTGGGTTGAGGTTTTAATAACGGTAGGTTTTCTGTAAAATTATGAAGCGATTGATAACGCAACTGTAATCCTGGGGAAATAGCTCCGCCAAAGTAGTTTTTATCACTATCTATAAAGTCGTAAGTAACGCAAGTACCAGCGTCTATGACTAGTAGCGGTGTGTTGTTGCCTTCGGTAAACAAGCCTCCAGCAACAAGAGCTATACGGTCGTTACCCAATGTTAAGCTTTCATAACGATTGTTAAATGGAAGTTTTATTTGATGATTAATCTCAAAAACTACTTCAAAATTTACTTTTAAGAATTCTTTTAGTTCGTATGGAAAATCTCCTACATTGCAATAAGCAACTTCTTTAATATCTGGATAAACTTGCTTAAGATTTAAAATCTCATTTGTGAATGTAGATACATCTGAGCGTATAAGTTTATACACGTTTAAATGATCCATTACAGACAGTTTTATGGAAGTATTACCTATGTCAATTACTAATATCATCTAGTTATAAAATAGAATTGTAAAATACACTTCTTAAAACAAAAAGCCCGATCTTCAGATCGGGCTTTTAGTGGTACCTCCAGTACCACGTTAAATCCAACCTTGTTAAACGTAAATGAACTCAAATATACTAACAGTAGCTTATTGAG is drawn from Nonlabens dokdonensis DSW-6 and contains these coding sequences:
- a CDS encoding type III pantothenate kinase; amino-acid sequence: MILVIDIGNTSIKLSVMDHLNVYKLIRSDVSTFTNEILNLKQVYPDIKEVAYCNVGDFPYELKEFLKVNFEVVFEINHQIKLPFNNRYESLTLGNDRIALVAGGLFTEGNNTPLLVIDAGTCVTYDFIDSDKNYFGGAISPGLQLRYQSLHNFTENLPLLKPQPTKNITGYNTETSIHSGVVLGMTLELKGAIKQYRKAHKDLKVLITGGDSELLVKQLKNRFFATPFLMLYGIYNLYLFNKNL